The window ACCCCCTTTACTTAATTGGTTTTTCTGAATCACTTTATTGGAGTTATTTAAATAAACGATCCAAAATTCTTCATGAGGTAATTCGCCAATTATAGGTTGCATAAACTCGAAAACCGAAACACTAGATGTGATTTTATTTTTCTCTAAAGCCTCTCCTCCTCTACGTCTTCTTCCTAATTCTAAAGCCGCAGTGATACTTATTGCTTTGGCTTCTCCTATTCCTTTAAACGCCATAAGTTGTTTTATTGAGAGTTTCCCCAGTGCACTTAAATTATTATCTACACTTGCCAAAATACGTTTACAAAGAGCTACAGCACTTTCTTGTCGGTTTCCTGATCCTATTAAAATAGCTACCAATTCTGCATCGCTTAAAACTGCTTTGCCTTTATCGCGAAGTTTTTCACGTGGCTGATCGTCTTGACTCCAGTTTTTTATAGAAAAGGATTCTGGTTTACTAGACATATTGCTTGTTAATTACTATTTTTATAGAGAATAAATATAGAGAATATTTTCGATAAACAAAAGATACCGATTTCTAATCCTTAATTTCCACACTCTTGAAATATCCACCAAAACACCATCAAGATCCTGATACCCTTCATATGTTGGAGGTTATTAAAACCTATCCGCTTGCGACTGTAATTTCTGTGGAAGAAAACCAACCATACATTACACACTTGCCTTTAATTTATAGAGAGTCGGATGGTAAACTGATTGGTCATATTGATATATATAATCCGCAAACCAAATTAATGCAAGGCAATAAAGAACTTACCATACTATTTTCTGGACCGCAATGTTATATATCTCCTTCGGTGTATACCTCCACGCAATTGCCTACTTGGAATTACATAAAAGTGCACCTAAAAGGAACCGTAAAAGCCATTGACAATAAAGATGCTTTAATAGAATCTTTAGTTAAAATGACCGAATTTATGGAAACGCCAGAACATAAGTATGTGCTGGAAGCAGATAACCCAAGAATGGAAGGTGCTTTAGATTATATTAAAATGTTTGAAATTACTATCGATTCTTGGGAAGGTAAATTTAAACTCTCACAAGACAAAAAGGCTAAAGATACTGCTAACGCTAAAGCGGAATTGATTCGCGCTAGTCAGCAATCTATTAAGTCTTTTTTAGATCGTGTTTTTAGTTAACAATACTATATGACTCTAACCGTCTTTCTAGAAAATGTTGTTCCGTAGAGATAAAAGTCGTAGTATTTAAAACCAACCCGATACCCTCTGCATAGTAATAATGAGAAATACCAGGATATGGATTACCATCTCCGTCTCTTGCATATAATTCCATATCTAAGGTCTCAAATGTTCCAGCGTTTGTAGTTAGAACATGCGTATCTTCTGCTAATCGTAAATACTGAAGAATAGGACCACTCAAGTTACCTATTAATACTTCGTCATGATTCTCTCTAAGAAAAATAATGGTATTACTATCATCTACTAAACTTTCAGAATCTTCTCTAAAATATCTAAAGGATTCTCCGTTTAATGGATAATTAAGGGAATTAACATCGTTACCTGTTACAAAATATCTAAACTTAAAATAGGTTTCACCTTCTATTTCTTCTGTGGAAACAATAGAAACATTCTCAACAATAGTACTCGCTACAAAACTATCACTAGAGGTGTCTAAATCGTAATATCGATATTCCCATGAATTTCCAACAGTTAAAGCATAAAAATTATCTTCTGCTTCTGATGAATTATTATCATCATCATCAGAATTACAAGAAAAGAAAAGGGCAAAAAAGCATACAGTAAAAAGAATACGTTTCATATTTAATTGGTTTGGTTAATAAATTAAAAATGTAATTGTGCTTTATAAAATACTGTTTTGGTTCGTTTTAGATTAACGTGTAATTACTTACTTTATTTTATTAGTATGAATAATTTTCAAATTAGATGTTGTATCTAGTTCCCCATGACAAACCTATTACATAAATCTTTTCACTGCATCAAAATCTAATCTTTAGTCATTATGTACTGGATAAGCAAAATACTGAAGCGTAAGAATTTACGCTAGGTGATAAAAATAAATTATTATCTTTATTTCTTGAAAAGCTATTATCATGAAACATATTACCGCTATTATCTTATTATTTTTTATTTCTTTTCCATTTGCAAATGCCCAACATGTAGACTTTGTAAACGCACCTATGAATCAAGTGGGGTTTAAATGGCACAAAAAACATTTTGGATTAAAAGGGCCTGTATCTAAATATAAAAGACTTCATTTTAATGAAGATGGTTATCTTATTAAAGATTATTTCGACTATTTTTATGATAAAGAAGATAGACTAATAAGTAGTAAAAGTGGTGATACATTTACAGTAAATCCTAAAGGTTTTTTAATTACACTAAGCCAAGAAGGAGGCGACATCCATTATATCTTTAATGATAAAGGTTTATTAATCTCACGACCTGGTTATTTAGGTTATACACATAATTTTACTTATGACTATAAAAATCGTGTCATTAAAGTAGAACAGCTTGAAAATGGCATCTCAACAGAAGAGCGTCTATACGCCTATTCAAAATCTGGAGACACCTTAATTATTGAAGAAACAATTAATAGAGTGTCAGATCCTCTAGACATAACCTATTATTATGTAGATGGTAATTTAACAAAACGCACATCTAAAGAAAGAAAAGATTTAAATTCTGTATTTATTAATGAATTGGACTCCTTTGGAAACCTTGTGTCTTATGAAGAGTTTACTAATGGCGTAAGTGAAGACAGTCGCCATTTTGATATTTCCTATTTTCTAGATCAAGATGAAGATATAGGTTTTGCCATTATGGAAAGTATGCGTAAAGACCCTAATGTAAACGCAAAAAAAGGATATTGTGTAAGTGGGGATTGTAATAATGGATGGGGAAAGTTAAAAACTGATAAAGTTTTATTAATAGGCAAATTTGAAAACGGAAAACTTAATGGAATAGGTAGAAAAGAATATAGTAATGGAAACGTACTGCAAGGAGAATTTAGTAATAACCATATCAATAAATTTGGCTTATTTCGTAATGAGAGAACTAACAGTTTATTTTTAGGAAACTATATCAATGGGTTCAAAAGCGGATTGGGTTTTGCAATAGATGAATCCTATAAATTTGCTAGAGTTGGTAAATACAGTAAGGACGTTTTACATGAAGATCTTTTATTAGCAAATACCACTGTGAAAAACACAGAGAACGGAATTTGCCAATATGACTGTACAGATGGCTTTGGTTTATACGCCTATAACAATGGTGATTCTTATAGTGGCTATTTTAAAAACGGTGCATATAATGGTCCTGGTGCGTTAAAGATTAACAACAATGTAACATTTGGCAATTTTACAGATGGAAAACTTAATGGTTATGGTATTTTTCATGGCGCCGACAATACTACCTCCTATAAAGGGATTTATATAGATGGAGAAACTAATGGTTATGGAGAATATATATCTTCCAAAAACGTAAAAACACGTGGTATATTTGGCCCAGGATTTAAACTATTAAAAGCCTTTTAAGGGTTTAGATTGGTTATTTTTTCTAATATAAAAATTAACCAATCAAATCTTTCACAGCATCAAAATCTAAACCTCCATAATTACCAGAACTCATTAATAACAAAGCTTTGTTCTCCATATTTTGTTTGAAAAGAAAGTCTTTAAACTCCTCTGGATTGGTATAAATAATTAAATCGTCTCGCTGAAAAGCATTGGCTATTTGTTCATGCGACACTTCTTCTAGCTTTTTAATTTCTACTGCATGCGGACTGTAAAATACTACAGCAACATCTGCTGCGTCTAAAGCGCCTTTATATTCTTTTAAAAATTCGGCATTTAAACTAGAATAGGTATGCAACTCTAAACATGCAACCAAGGTTCTATTTTCATATTGTTCTTTTACCGCATTCGTGGTTGCTTCTACCTTAGATGGGGAATGCGCAAAATCTTTGTAAGCTACAGCGTTTTTACTTTCGGCAATTTTTTCTAATCGTTTACTTGCTCCTGAAAAAGTAGCAATGGCCTCGTAAAAATCATCCTCATCAATTCCCATGTGTTGACAAATCCACTTTGCTCCTGCAAGATTGTTAAGGTTATGTTTTCCAAAAACTTCTATTGGTAATGGTCCTTCCGGAGTTTCTAAAAGTGTTTGTCCGTTTTCAACCGTATAATCCGGAGTTTGGTAAGGCAGTTTTCTAATGGTATTCTGACTAGCCTCAACAACGCGTTTTACTTCCGCATCTTCTTCGTTATAGGTGATGCTTCCTCCTTTTACAATACTATCTACAAAGATGTCGAATTGCTCCACATAGTTTTCATAGGTAGGAAACACATTAATATGATCCCAAGCTATTCCGCTTAACAAAGCTATATTTGGTTTGTATAAATGAAATTTTGGTCTTCTATCTATTGGTGAACTTAAATATTCGTCACCTTCTAAAACAATAAAATCATTTTCTTCGGTAAGTTTTACCATCACATCAAAACCTTCTAATTGCGCACCAACCATATAATCGACATCACGATCGTGATAATGCATCACGTGTAAAATCATAGAAGTAATGGTTGTTTTACCATGACTTCCACCAATAACAACTCTGGTTTTGTGTTTCGATTGCTCGTACAAAAACTCGGGATAGCTATAGATTTTTAAGCCTAATTCCTGTGCTTTTAACAATTCTGGATTGTCTTCTTTAGCATGCATACCAAGAACAATTGCATCTAAATCTGTCGTTATTTTTTCTGGAAACCAACCAAAGTTTTCTGGTAGTAATCCCTTTGCTGCTAACCTAGATTTTGAAGGCTCGAAAATAGTATCATCGCTTCCTGTTACTTGATATCCTTTGTTATGTAATGCTAGTGCTAGATTGTGCATTGCAGATCCGCCAATAGCTATAAAATGTACGTTCATAAACTTGTTTTGAAGAAGTACCAAAGATACTTTTTTTGCCACGAATACACGAATGTTTTTTTATGGATTATTTTGTAGAGTCCAACTAAGTTTTTACAGAGATTCGTGGAAAAACTGTAGGATAAAGGATAACATCTTAAATCAAAAAACCATCTAATTTTAGGAGTAACCAATTCAAACTATTTTTATATAACAATTTTACAAATTAGCCGAATATATCAAATGAAACTATAATCTTTCTGTATGTGTGTGTGTGTGTGTGTGGGCAAACGTAGAGAATCTATGCGTAGCAACTTAGGCATTACAAACCTTCCTTGAATTCTTTAAAAACTTTAATCTTTGGCAGCTCCAAAATTGCCAAATCAATATACTTTAAAGCCTTTTCTTTATTTTGGCTATGCTTATAAATTTGTGCTAATCTATAATTCGCCCAAGCAACAGGAACACCATCTTCTGCCGAATAATTTTTAATATACTTCTGTAAACACTGTTCGCCTTTTTGTAACTGCACATTATACTCGGCAGCCACTTTTCCTATTTGATAATGCAATGCGTTGCGTTTGTGTTTTTCTTCCGACTCCACAATAGTATGTATAGCTTTTTCTGGCTCCTTGTTGCTTTCGTAAAAACTAGAAAGTTTTTCGTAACAGGTTAAAGATCCTCCTTCGGTAATGGCTTGTTTATAATATTTTTCTGCACGTTCTGGTTGTGCATCATATTCATAAATATAGCCTTTTGCTAAATAACCATCCACTTTAGATAATGCTTCTAATTCATTTGCATATTGCATGGATTTACTTTGGCTTCCTCCAATAATTCCGGGTAACTGCATATACAATTCTACCAAAGCCCAACGTGTTTCTATATGTTTTACATCTAATTTAGCGGCTGTTAAAAAAGCTTCTTTAATATCGCCAATTAACGTTAAAGCCATTATTTTATTCACCTGTAAAGCTTTCATACCTAAAGCACCTCCATATTTGTAATGGTAATTTGCTTCTAATGGTTTTACATCTACCAGTTTTTTATATTGCGTAATGGCATCATCCCATTTTTTTTGGTAGCCAAAAGCATCACCAAATAGTTCGATTGCTTTTTCGTTTTTCGGATTTTCAGAAACGTAAACAGCTAATACTTGTTCTGCCTTTGCATATTTTTTCTGTAGCAAATATGCTTCCGCTTTATCCAAACTTTGTTGCGTAAAGCTTAATAACGGAAACAGTAAAAAGACAAATAAAATTCGCATATAATTGGAGTCGCTCAAGCAAAGATAACCTTTCAAAAACTAATTGGAAAAAGCTAGCTTTCCTAAAAAAAAAGTTAACTTCACTATTCCAAAAGCAGTATTCCCTAATTCTGTGTTTTTTGGAACACATTTTGAAGTTAGTTTTACTGAAAACTTGGAATAGGTAACATCTATAATTAAAACTTGACACGCAAGAACAAGGATTAAACAGATGCTACATTTGTCCATGGAAAACAATAGACATACACCCATGAAAAACACGATCGCTATATTTATGATTATCCTTTTTGCCAATTTTTCTCAAGCTCAAACTAACAATTACGAAAGTCTTTGGAAGGAAATTGCGCAATTGGAGAAAGAAGGATTAACAAAATCGGCATTACAAATTGTCGAAACCATTAGCTCGAAAGCAAAAGCTGCTAAAAATTCGCCACAAATTGTAAAAGCACTTCTCTATAAAAGCAAGTACGCTTTAACGTTGGAAGAAGATGCGCAATTAAAAATTATAAACGATTTTAAAACAGAAATTAAGGAAAGTGTTTCTCCTACCAAAAACTTGTTAGAGAATATGCTAGCCAACTTGTATTGGCAATATTTCGAGCAAAATCGTTACCAGTTTTATAACCGAACAAAAACCGAAGAGAAAGTAGATGCTACCGATTTTAGAACTTGGGATTTACAAGCGCTTTTCGCCGAAATTAACACACATTACCAAGCTTCTTTAGAAAACGGTTTACTACTTCAACAAACCAACCTAGACAACTACGAAGCACTTTTACAAGAGCAGGAAAATTCTAAAATATTTAGACCTACGCTTTTCGATTTACTAAATCATAATGCATTACAATTTTACAAAACAGACGAGAATGGCATCACCAAACCTGCATATAAATTTGAAATCGATAAAGAAGAATACATTAGTGAAGCAGCGGCTTTTTCTAAACTAAAAATCACTTCTAAAGACAGCACATCTTTACAGCTTCAAGCTTTAAAAATATATCAAGATCTTATTCAATTTCATAGTAAGGATAAAGCACCTGAAGCTTTAGCAGATGTTAATTTAGAAAGATTAAAATTTGTAAAACAACATGCTACTTTTACTAATAAAGATGCTATTTATTTAAAAGCATTGCAAGCAGAAAGCAAACGATTAAAAGGAAATGCGGCTTCTGGTTTATATGATTTTGAAATTGCTATATTATTCGTGGAACAAGGAAGAGCGTATCAGCCAGAAACGAAAGTAGAAAACCGTTGGAAAAACAAAGAAGCACTTGCCCTTTGCAATGCTGTTGTAAAGGAATTTCCAAAAAGTATTGGGGCACAAAAATGTGAAGTTCTAAAACAAGAAATACTTCAGCAAACGCTTCAGATTATAACCGAATCTTACTTATCCATTCAAAAAGATGCTAGGTTTTTAA is drawn from Lacinutrix sp. WUR7 and contains these coding sequences:
- the radC gene encoding DNA repair protein RadC, which translates into the protein MSSKPESFSIKNWSQDDQPREKLRDKGKAVLSDAELVAILIGSGNRQESAVALCKRILASVDNNLSALGKLSIKQLMAFKGIGEAKAISITAALELGRRRRGGEALEKNKITSSVSVFEFMQPIIGELPHEEFWIVYLNNSNKVIQKNQLSKGGITGTLVDVRLALKTALEVGATGIILAHNHPSGTLKPSEADKQLTKKLKIAAESLDIKVLDHLIITEKAYFSFADESLL
- a CDS encoding FMN-binding negative transcriptional regulator encodes the protein MKYPPKHHQDPDTLHMLEVIKTYPLATVISVEENQPYITHLPLIYRESDGKLIGHIDIYNPQTKLMQGNKELTILFSGPQCYISPSVYTSTQLPTWNYIKVHLKGTVKAIDNKDALIESLVKMTEFMETPEHKYVLEADNPRMEGALDYIKMFEITIDSWEGKFKLSQDKKAKDTANAKAELIRASQQSIKSFLDRVFS
- a CDS encoding lipopolysaccharide assembly protein LapB, translated to MRILFVFLLFPLLSFTQQSLDKAEAYLLQKKYAKAEQVLAVYVSENPKNEKAIELFGDAFGYQKKWDDAITQYKKLVDVKPLEANYHYKYGGALGMKALQVNKIMALTLIGDIKEAFLTAAKLDVKHIETRWALVELYMQLPGIIGGSQSKSMQYANELEALSKVDGYLAKGYIYEYDAQPERAEKYYKQAITEGGSLTCYEKLSSFYESNKEPEKAIHTIVESEEKHKRNALHYQIGKVAAEYNVQLQKGEQCLQKYIKNYSAEDGVPVAWANYRLAQIYKHSQNKEKALKYIDLAILELPKIKVFKEFKEGL
- the murC gene encoding UDP-N-acetylmuramate--L-alanine ligase, which gives rise to MNVHFIAIGGSAMHNLALALHNKGYQVTGSDDTIFEPSKSRLAAKGLLPENFGWFPEKITTDLDAIVLGMHAKEDNPELLKAQELGLKIYSYPEFLYEQSKHKTRVVIGGSHGKTTITSMILHVMHYHDRDVDYMVGAQLEGFDVMVKLTEENDFIVLEGDEYLSSPIDRRPKFHLYKPNIALLSGIAWDHINVFPTYENYVEQFDIFVDSIVKGGSITYNEEDAEVKRVVEASQNTIRKLPYQTPDYTVENGQTLLETPEGPLPIEVFGKHNLNNLAGAKWICQHMGIDEDDFYEAIATFSGASKRLEKIAESKNAVAYKDFAHSPSKVEATTNAVKEQYENRTLVACLELHTYSSLNAEFLKEYKGALDAADVAVVFYSPHAVEIKKLEEVSHEQIANAFQRDDLIIYTNPEEFKDFLFKQNMENKALLLMSSGNYGGLDFDAVKDLIG